DNA sequence from the Methanolobus sp. ZRKC5 genome:
AGAGTTCATAACCGGAGATGCCCTTGCAACAGATGTAATAGCAGCCTTACCAACTCTTGATGTGGTATTCTCAGATCCTGCCAGACCCCCTACGGAAAAAGAAAGAAACATCGATAACCTGAGCCCACCCATTCCGGAAGTAATGAAAGCATATGCCGATAAAACTTTGAATTTTGCTTTTGAGGCACCACCCCAGATCACACCTGAAAAAATAGCTTATGATTGTGAAAAGGAATACATGTCCCTTGATGGCAAACTTAATCGTTTGAATTTATACTTTGGTGAACTGAAAAAAGCTGATGTTTCTGCTATTGCGCTACCTGGTAGCACAATTATTAGGAAAGATGGCGAAACAATAAATGCCAATAGGACGGATAAACCCGGAACCTACGCATATGAACCAGAAGAATGTGTTACAAAAGCAGGTATTCTTGACCAACTGGCGATTTCTTTTAAGAAGAAGGCTGACATTAGCATATTCGAGATCGATGATAAAAGAGTATTAATAAGCTCTGATATTCCATTAGAATCTAAGTTGTTCAAAAACAGCTACAAAGTATTGCAGGTAATGGAATTCAATACCACGAAGATAAACTCATACCTGAAGCAGAACTCTTTTGGAAAGGTAATCATCAGGGCATCAATAGAACCTGAAAGATACTGGGAAGCACGTAATGATCTGGAAAAGGAACTGAATGGTGAAAGGAAAGCTCATCTTTTTCTAAGGAAAAATGATGCTATCATTTG
Encoded proteins:
- a CDS encoding methyltransferase domain-containing protein, giving the protein MARKKQFKTKMISDKDGIRFATPEPVAEYRAKRLQCKVIADISCGIGGQALYFAKYCDFVYAIEIDEKKISYAKKNAELMGISNIEFITGDALATDVIAALPTLDVVFSDPARPPTEKERNIDNLSPPIPEVMKAYADKTLNFAFEAPPQITPEKIAYDCEKEYMSLDGKLNRLNLYFGELKKADVSAIALPGSTIIRKDGETINANRTDKPGTYAYEPEECVTKAGILDQLAISFKKKADISIFEIDDKRVLISSDIPLESKLFKNSYKVLQVMEFNTTKINSYLKQNSFGKVIIRASIEPERYWEARNDLEKELNGERKAHLFLRKNDAIICEVLHH